Genomic window (Allostreptomyces psammosilenae):
CACCGGGCTGGAGGCCGAGGAGACGTTCCCGGCCGCGTCCCGGGCGACGACGTAGTAGGTGTACGGCGTCTCGGCGGCCAGACCGGTCAGGTTGGCGGTGGTGCCGCTGGTCGTGGCCACCAGCTCGTCCGTCTGCCCGGCCTCCCGGTAGAGGTCGTAGCGGGTCACCGCGACGTTGTCCCGGGCGGCCGGCCAGGAGAGCGTGGCGGTGGAGGAGGTCACCGCGGAGGCGGTGGGCGTCCCGGGGGCGGTGGGGGCCTGGGTGTCCGGACCCTCGCCGCCGCCGTCCTCGCCGGTGAAGACCACGTCGGAGCAGTTGTAGAAGGCTTCGGGGCTGTCCGAGCGCTGCCAGATCGAGTAGATGACGTGGTAGCCGCTCTTGCCCTCGGGCAGGGTGGCGTTCCAGGTGTACTCGGCGCCGTCGGGGCCGCTGCCGTTGATCGGCGGGTTGGTGACCTGGTCGAACGGCACCGGTTCGAGGTCGTCCCAGCCGAGCGGCTCGTTCGGGTTCCAGCCGTCCTTGGTGACGTACTGGTACCAGGTGCCGGGGTGGGGCGCCCAGGCGTTGTACCGGAAGGTGATGTCCGCCCCGGCGGTGAGCTCGGTGGTCGGCCAGTCGGTGCGGCCCTGCCGGAAGCCGGCGAACGTCTCCTGCGGTCCGCAGAGGTTGCCGTCCGGGATGATCTCCTGGTGCCGCCCGCCGGCGTTGCTGATCAGGTTGCCGAACCAGTTCCACAGCGGCGTCTTGCCGCTGATCCGCACGGCCTCGGCGCAGGCCGGGTTGGTCGGGTTGACGTCGCCGGTGCCCCCGGCCAGTCCGTCCTTGTAGCAGGCGTAGGTGCGGGTGGCGGGGTACGTCATGCCGCCGTGCGCCTGCGCGGCCTGGGGCGGGAGCACCAGGACGGACAAGCCGGACGCGCCGACCAGCAGGCCGACCAGGCCCTGCTTGCGGGTGATCTTCACGGACTCTCCTGCGGTTCGCTCGTGCGTTGACGTGCTGTCGGTGGCCCTCTCCAGGGCGGGACGCCCAGCGGTGTGCCGGAGGTCGCCAGGACGGCGCGGGGCACGCTGGAGCGATCTTGGGAGCGCTCTCATTGATGGTGGTTTGCACACGACAAACTGTCAATCCTCCGTGCGGCAGGGCCGTTCGGGAACGCGGGATCCCGCCGTGTTCCGGCGCGCCATCCCCCGCTGGAGGAATTGCGCATACGTACATTCGGGTGGTTGTGGACGCGTGCGGTGACCCGTCGTCACGCAGAGTCGTTGTCCTGTCTGGGAGCGCACGGCTCCCCCAGACGAACGCGAAAGGGCTTCGCACGTATGCAGCACTTCCCCAGTAGGCATGTGGCGGCCATCCTGACCGCCGGTGGCCTGGTCGTCGCCGGCGCCGGCGCGGCCCACGCGGAGGCGGAGGCGGAGGCCGGCGCCGTCGGTTCGCCCGGCATCATCTCCGGCAACGCCCTCCAGGTGCCGGTGCACGTCCCGATCAACCTCTGCGGCAACACCGTGGACATCATCGGCGTGCTCAACCCGGCCTTCGGCAACGGCTGTGCGAACGCCGAGGCCGAGATCGAGGTCGACGACGAGGAGCCGCCGAACAACGGCAACGGCGAGGAGCCGCCCAACAACGGCAACGGCGAGAAGCCGGAGAAGCCGAAGCCCGAGAAGCCGAAGCCGGACCCGAAGCCGGAGCCCAAGCCGGAGAAGCCGGAGAAGCCGGAGGACGGCAAGGACTGCACCTGCTAGTGACGGTGCTCGATGCCACCGGCCACGGACGGCACCCCCGCCCACTCCTGCGGGGCCGATGAGCCGGTAGGCGTGTGGCATCCGGTCGGGTCGCCCCGACCGGATGCCACACGGCGTGGGGGGCTGTCAGGCGCCCCCCACGCACCCTTTTAGTTTGCATCCCCCACAAACCACCGGCAAGCCGGGTGACCGGCCCGGCGGCGCCCGGGCGGTGGGCCGGTCAGACCGGCGCGGGCCCCGTGGAGCCCCGCACGGTCAGCCACGGCGTCAGCAGGGTGGCCTGCGGGACCTGGGTGCCGGACCGCTTCTCCATCAGCAGGGTGACCGCCCGCCGGGCGCTCTCCCCGGCCGGCACCAGCACCGAGGTCAGCGGCGGCGAGGAGCGCTCGGCCACCTCGTCCGGGCAGATCGCCACCACCGACACGTCCTCGGGCACCGACTTCCCGTGCGCCCGCAGCGCCTCCAGCAGCGGGCCCACCGCCGCCTCGTTGTGGATCACGAAGCCGGTCAGCTCCGGATCCTGCCGCAGCAGGCGCTCCACGGTCTCCCGCACCGCGTCGTACCCCTGCTCGCACGGCACGTCCCAGGCGGTCAGGTCGTGCTGCTTGACCGCCTCCTGGAAGCCGGTCAGCGTTCCCTGGGCGAAGCCGGTGGCCCGGTTGTAGACCGCCTGCGGCGCGCCCAGCAGCGCGATGTGCCGGTGGCCCTGCTCGGCCAGGTGCTCCACGCAGAGCGCGCCCGCCCGCCGGAAGTCGAGGTCGACGCAGGTCAGGCCCTCGCTGTCGCGCGGGAAACCGATCAGCACCGAGGGGCACGGCAGCGCCCGCAGCGCCGGCACCCGGGCGTCCTCCACCTCGACGTCCATCACGATCAGCCCGTCGACCGTGGAGCCCGCCGCCAGCCGCTCCAGCCCGGCCGCGCCCTCGTCCGCGGTGACCAGCAGCACGTGCTGGTCGTACGCGCGGGCGGTGGTCACCACGGAGACCGCGAACTGCATCAGCACCAGCAGGTCCATGCCGGCGCGCAGCGGCAGCACCAGCGCGATGGTGTCCGACCGGTTGCTGGCCAGGGCGCGCGCGCCGGTGTGCGGCTGGTAGCCGAGTTGGCGGACGCTCTCCAGCACCCGCTTGCGGGTCGGTTCGGAGATCGACCGCTTGCCGTTGAGCACGTAGCTCACGGTGCTGGGCGCGACCCCGGCGGCGCGGGCTACGTCGGCGATGGTGACCATGCGGACTCCACGAGTGGGGTGGGGGAGGGCCGCGGCTGCGGCGGTCTCGGACAGGGCGTCAGGGTCGGCGGGGTGAGGCTACCGCGCGTCGACCGTCCGTGTGCCGGGTGTCGCCGCGTCGGCGCCGGGGTGCAGGGACAACTCGGCCAGCCGGGTGCCGGGGTCGGTGAAGACCACGTAGAGGTCGTGCCGGCCCGCGCTGGCGCGCAGCCGCACGTCGACCTCCCGCCAGGCGTACGGCCCGCCGCCCGGCTGCACGGTCGCCGCCCCGGCCACCGCGCCGTCCAGCGGGTCGTCCAGCAGCAGCCGGACCTCCCCGGGCTTGTCCCCGCCCTGCGCGACCGTCAGCCGGCAGAAGCCGGCGTCGTCGGGCAGGCGCACGTCCTCCCAGACCACCCAGTCGCCCGCCGCGGTGGAGACCACCACGTCGCCCCGCTCCGGGGTGGCGTCACCCAGCACCGCCCCGCCGAAGGCGTCGCAGTCGGCGGCGCGGACCGTCCCGGCCGCCGGGTCGTGCGGCAGCAGCGTCTCACCGCTCACCCGCAGGTGGGCGGTGGCCCGGATGTCCTCGCTGGAGGAGCCGACCATCACCAGGTGCCGGGCGCTGTCGACCACCATCCGGCCGCGCACCGTGTCCCACACGGCCAGGTCGCGGGCGGCCAGCCGGAAGTCGACCTCGGCCGTCTCGCCGGCGGCCAGCCGTACCCGGCGGTAGCCGCGCAGCGCCCGGCGGGCGAGCTTGAGCCGGCCGCCGGCGGTGGAGCCGCGCTGACGGGTGTAGAGCTGCACCACCTCCTCGCCCTCCCGGTCGCCGGTGTTGGTGACCTCGACCGTGACCCGGACCTCGCCGTCGGCGTCCACCTCCGCGCGGTCCAGCCGCAGCCCGCCGTACCCGAAGGTGGTGTAGGACAGGCCGTGCCCGAACGGGTACAGCGGCCGTCCCCGGAAGTACTGGTAGGTGGCGTCGCTGCCGATGATGTCGTAGTCCAGCAGGTCGGGCAGGTCGGCGGCGGACCGGTACCAGGTCTGCGGCAGCCGGCCGGCCGGCGAGACGTCCCCGCACAGCACCTCGGCCAGCGCCGCGCCGGTCTCCTGGCCGCCGTGCGAGAGCCAGCAGATCGCGTCCACGTGCGCGTCCGCCCAGCCGATGGCGAACGGGTAGCTGCTCTCCACCACCAGCACCGTGCGGGGGTTGGCCGCGCGCACCGCGCGGACCAGCCGCTCGGTGGCGTCGGGGAGCTCCAGCTCCTCCCGGTCCTCGGTCTCCCGCCCGTTGATCAGCGGGTCGTTGCCGACCACCACCACCGCGACGTCCGCCTCGGCGGCCAGCCGGGCGGCCTCCGCGACGCCGTCCACCACCGTGACGACCTCGAAGACGGTGGCCCGCTCCGGGTCGTCGGTGAAGGTGACGTCGTCGCTGGCCGGCCGGTGCACGGCGTAGCCGGCGGCCACGTTGCGCAGGCGCGTGCCGCCGCCCGGGACGTCCTCCAGGACGAAGGTCTCGTGCACCACCCAGCCGTTCGGACGCGGCTGGTCGGCGGTCAGGATCCGCTCCCCGGCCTGCTTCACCACGCCCTGCAGGTCCCGGACGTCGTCGGTCGGATCCTGGGCGGACAGGAAGCCGCCGCCCACCGCCCGCAGCGTGCGGACGGTCGGCGACCACTCCATCAGGTCCAGCAGGCAGTCCGGATCCTCGGCGGGCCGCTCCCCGGTGACCCGGGTGCGCACCACGGTGCCGTCCACCGCCAGGCAGCGGTCGGTGCCGGCCAGCCGGAGCAGGACCCGGCGGGCGCCGTCGTGCAGGGTCACCCGGACGTCCTCGCCCAGGCGCGCCCGCAGGCCGTCGACCGGGGTGACGCCGTAGGGCAGGGTGCCGCTGTACCAGTCCTCGTACAGCATGTCGGCGAGGGGGCCGATCACCGCGACCGAGCGCAGCGCCGCCGGATCCAGCGGCAGCAGCGGGCGGCCGGTGGCGCCGGGCGCGTTGCGCAGCAGCACCACGGAGGCGCGGGCCGCCTCGCGGGCCAGCTCGCGGTGCTCCGGGCAGTTGACCACGTCCCAGGTCAGGTGGGCGAAGGGGTCGCGCTCCGGCGGGTCGAAGTCGCCGAGCCGCATCCGCAGCTCCAGGGAGCGGCGCACCGCCCGGTCGACGTCCTCCATGGTGATCAGCCCGCGTTCCAGCGCCTCGGTGACGTGGGCGATGGTGGGGGCGGCGTCGGTGGCGTTGTCGGTGAAGCTGTCGACGCCGGCGTGCAGCAGGGCGGCGTGCCCGCTGGGCTGGTCGGGCAGGTACGCCTGCTCGCCGGCGACGTTGCTGGGCGCGAGGGCGTCGCTGGTCACGAAGAGCCCGTCGCGCGCCCACTCCCGCAGGGCGGAGTTGATCAGCGGGCTCAGGTGCGCGGGGCGTCCGTTGACCAGGTTGTAGGAGGGCATCACGGCCAGCGCGGCGCCGGCCTGGAGCGGTCCACGGTAGGCGGGCAGCTCGTACTCGTGCAGCACCCGGGGCGGCATGCACGAGGAGGTGGTCTCCCGCCGGGTCTCGTTGTTGTAGGCCAGGAAGTGCTTGAGCGTGGGGGCGGTCTTGAGCACCCGCGGGTGGTCCCCGCGCATCCCGGAGGCGTAGGCGGTGGCCAGGTCGGAGGTGAGCAGCGGGTCCTCCGCGTAGCCCTCCTCGTTGCGGCCCCAGCGCGGGTCGCGCAGCAGGTTCACCACCGGCGCCCAGACGTTGAGCCCGGTGCTGCTCCGGTCGCGGTTGCGGAAGGCCCGCACCTCGTCGCCGACCGCGTCGCCCACCCGCCGGACCAGCTCGGGGTCCCAGGTGGCGCCGAGGCCGACGGCCTGCGGGAAGACGGTGGCCGGCCCCATCCAGGCGACTCCGTGCAGCGCCTCGGTACCGGTCGTCCAGCGCTCCAGGCCGAGCCGGGGGACGGCGGGCTGGTGCTGGTGGAGGAAGGCGATCCGTTCGGCCGCGGTGAGCCGTCCCAGCAGGTCGTCGACCCGCTGCTGGAGCGGCAGGTCGGGGTTGCGGTAGGGCTCGGTGGTGTGCGAGGTCATGTGGGGGACCGCCCTCCGGTCTTCCGGAACGAGGTGAACTTTCGAAGCGCTTCGATCGAAGGGCAGCCGTAGACGGTGCTGCTGAAGCGCTTCGACAGTGCGCACGCGCCGCCATGCCCAGGGGGCCATGGTTTGTTGCGACGGTGAGACGAACGTGGCACAGGGGTCGGAGACCGTCAAGGCTTCGCGCAGCAACAGGCGTGCGCATCGGGGGAAGCGCGGGGATGCGGGCGCTCACCTGTTCCGTGGGGCCGGACAGATGAGCGCCTCCGGGGTGTCGCTGTCAGGTCGCGCCGGTACGCCGCGGACTCACGAGAAGGCCTCGACGGCCGCGGCGTCCGGGTCCGCCTCGGCGTCCGCGTCCGTGTCGGCGGCGGGATCCGATGGGTCGTCAGCGGACCGACCGTGGGCGCCCGCCGACCGGTCGAGGGAGCGCAGCCGGGCTATCTCCACGGTGTCCAGCACGCTCGCGGTGGCGCCCAGCGCCGCCGCCTCGAAGCCGAGCTTGGAGGTGGCCAGGCGGGCGCCGCCGAGGTCGGGCGCCAGGGTGAGTTCGGTGGCCACCCGCTCCACGTGGGGCAGCAGCCAGGGGGCGAGGGTGACGAAGTGTCCGCCCAGCACGAGCACCTCGGGGTTGAACAGGCCGACCAGCACCGCGACCGCCCGGCCGAGCCAGTCGCCCGCGCGCTCCAGGCGCTCCAGCACGGCGGCGTCGCCCGCCGCGGCTCGTCCGGCGAGGTCCTCCACCTCGGCCCCGAGGTCGGCCAGGACGTCCTCGGCGGTGGCGTCCGGGTCGGTCTCGGCCACCAGCGCCGGGAGGTTCACCAGGGCGTCCAGGCAGCCGCGCCGGCCGCAGGCGCACGGCGGCCCGGCGGGGTCGAGCGGGATGTGGCCGACCGCGCCCGCGTGGCCCGCCGCGCCGCGCAGCAGGCGTCCGCCGCTGATCACACCGGCCCCCACCCCGACCTCGCCGGTCAGCTGGATCAGGTGGGCGGTGCCCCGGTGCTCGCCGTGCCGGTACTCGGCCAGCGCGCCGAGGCCGGCGTCGTTGTCCACCAGCACGGGGAAGGCGGGGTCGCCGAGGGCCCGCACCAGCGCGCCGCGCAGGTCGACCGCCCGCCAGCCCAGGCCCGGGGCGTTCAGTACGGTGCCGGAGCCGGCCTCCACCAGCCCGGGGACCGCGGCGGCCACCCCGAGCACCTGGTGGCCGGCGCGCTCCACGCGCCCGACGGCCCGGCGGGCGAGCGTGGCCAGCCTGGCCAGCGCCCGGTCCGGCCCGGCCCCGGCGGAGTCGAAGGCCTGCCGCCAGCTGAGCAGCCGGCGGCCGGCGATGTCGACCGCGACCGCCGCCAGGTAGTCGGCGTTGATCTCCAGGCCGATGGCCGCGTACTCCCGGCCGTCCAGCACGAGCATGACGGCCGGTCGGCCGATGCGGTTCTCGGACGTGCCGGTCTCTCGGACCAGCCGCCGGTCGATCAGCTCGCCGACCAGGCTGGAGACGGTGGCCTTGTTCAGTCCGGTGCCCGTGGCGATCTCCGAACGGGAACACGGCGCGTGCCGCCGGACGAAGTCGAGCACGAGGGCGAGGTTGGTGCCGCGCACGTCGGTGAAACCGGCGGGCCGCGGTCCCTGGTCGGTGGTGGAGAGTGTCAACTCGTCGCTCCCGGTGGGTCGTTCCTTGTCGCCGTCGGATCGGGCGGCGGGCCGGACGCGGGACGCCCGGGCCGGGACAGGACGGTCGCGGGCGGCAGCACCAGCCGCCGTGCGCACCGTTTAGCACGTCCATCATGCCTTATTCCAGCGCCGACGGAAGGGGGTGAGGCGACCCGAGGCCGCCGCCGCGGCCCGCGGCGGCACCGTTCACCGCACCCGGCATCCCGCTCATGGCCAGTGCGTTCGTTGCTCTACAACGGTTCGGTAGCGGTACCGGGTCAATCCGCTGCCGCCGTCTTGCCGCTGTCCGAGCTCGGGATTAGTTTGTCGTCTCACCGTACGAAGTAGACGGCGTTCGCTGCCCGTGCGCGTCCCGCTCCCCGTCCCGCCCTGGGAGCGGGGACGCGACCGTCTCGGTACTCAACGATCGGTAGGAGCCATCCATGACCCCCTCCCTGCCCGCCGGCGGGCCCAACCGCCGCAGATTCCTCAGCGTCCTCGCCGCGGGAACGGCGATGGCCGCGGCCGGGCCCGTCCTGACCGCCTGCTCAGCACCGGACAGCGGCTCCGCCGGGGGCAGCGGCGGCGGAGCGGGAGCCGACGCCAGCACACTGAACGACCTGCTGCCCACCTACACACCCACCAACATCGTCACGCCCGACCTGCCCGGCGTCGACGGCCCGGCCGGCCCCACCCCGCCCGGCTTCCTCACCTACCCCGCCGACCCGGTCCGCGCGGTCGAGGGCACCCCCGGCGCCGGCTCCACCTTCACCGCCATGACCCCGGCGTGGTGGCCCATCCCGCCGGGCCTGGGCTCCAACTCCTACTACGACGCGGTCAACGAACGCCTCGGCGCCACCTTCCAGTTCAACCCCGTCCCCGGCGAGGACTACGGCCCCAAGCTCAGCGCGACGCTGGCCGCCTCCGAGCACCCGGACCTCACCTGCATCCCCAACTGGGACTTCCCCGCCCGCTTCACCGAGGCCGTGCCCACCCTCTTCGAGCCCATCACCGAGTACCTGCGCGGCGACAAGGGCGCCCAGGACTACCCGCTGCTGGCCGGCTTCCCCACCACGGCCTGGGCCTTCGGCGTCTACGGCAACGAGCTGTACGGCATCCCCTCGCAGTTCTCGATGTTCGGCAACGTCACCTACTACCGCAAGGACATCTTCGACCAGATGGGCCTCGCGGAGCCGACCAACGCCGACGAACTGCTGGCCCTCGGCCGCGAGGTCAACGACCCGGACAACAACCGCT
Coding sequences:
- a CDS encoding lytic polysaccharide monooxygenase → MKITRKQGLVGLLVGASGLSVLVLPPQAAQAHGGMTYPATRTYACYKDGLAGGTGDVNPTNPACAEAVRISGKTPLWNWFGNLISNAGGRHQEIIPDGNLCGPQETFAGFRQGRTDWPTTELTAGADITFRYNAWAPHPGTWYQYVTKDGWNPNEPLGWDDLEPVPFDQVTNPPINGSGPDGAEYTWNATLPEGKSGYHVIYSIWQRSDSPEAFYNCSDVVFTGEDGGGEGPDTQAPTAPGTPTASAVTSSTATLSWPAARDNVAVTRYDLYREAGQTDELVATTSGTTANLTGLAAETPYTYYVVARDAAGNVSSASSPVTFTTAAEGGGEQPAGDCQVTWAVANAWEGGFTANVTLKNTGTTPINGWKLEWVFSGGQRVSQAWSATAEQHDHHVTVTNASWNGTVAPGASVTFGLNGTQAAGDRQPDLFTVNGSTCTTA
- a CDS encoding chaplin, yielding MAAILTAGGLVVAGAGAAHAEAEAEAGAVGSPGIISGNALQVPVHVPINLCGNTVDIIGVLNPAFGNGCANAEAEIEVDDEEPPNNGNGEEPPNNGNGEKPEKPKPEKPKPDPKPEPKPEKPEKPEDGKDCTC
- a CDS encoding LacI family DNA-binding transcriptional regulator; protein product: MVTIADVARAAGVAPSTVSYVLNGKRSISEPTRKRVLESVRQLGYQPHTGARALASNRSDTIALVLPLRAGMDLLVLMQFAVSVVTTARAYDQHVLLVTADEGAAGLERLAAGSTVDGLIVMDVEVEDARVPALRALPCPSVLIGFPRDSEGLTCVDLDFRRAGALCVEHLAEQGHRHIALLGAPQAVYNRATGFAQGTLTGFQEAVKQHDLTAWDVPCEQGYDAVRETVERLLRQDPELTGFVIHNEAAVGPLLEALRAHGKSVPEDVSVVAICPDEVAERSSPPLTSVLVPAGESARRAVTLLMEKRSGTQVPQATLLTPWLTVRGSTGPAPV
- a CDS encoding glycoside hydrolase family 3 C-terminal domain-containing protein, which encodes MTSHTTEPYRNPDLPLQQRVDDLLGRLTAAERIAFLHQHQPAVPRLGLERWTTGTEALHGVAWMGPATVFPQAVGLGATWDPELVRRVGDAVGDEVRAFRNRDRSSTGLNVWAPVVNLLRDPRWGRNEEGYAEDPLLTSDLATAYASGMRGDHPRVLKTAPTLKHFLAYNNETRRETTSSCMPPRVLHEYELPAYRGPLQAGAALAVMPSYNLVNGRPAHLSPLINSALREWARDGLFVTSDALAPSNVAGEQAYLPDQPSGHAALLHAGVDSFTDNATDAAPTIAHVTEALERGLITMEDVDRAVRRSLELRMRLGDFDPPERDPFAHLTWDVVNCPEHRELAREAARASVVLLRNAPGATGRPLLPLDPAALRSVAVIGPLADMLYEDWYSGTLPYGVTPVDGLRARLGEDVRVTLHDGARRVLLRLAGTDRCLAVDGTVVRTRVTGERPAEDPDCLLDLMEWSPTVRTLRAVGGGFLSAQDPTDDVRDLQGVVKQAGERILTADQPRPNGWVVHETFVLEDVPGGGTRLRNVAAGYAVHRPASDDVTFTDDPERATVFEVVTVVDGVAEAARLAAEADVAVVVVGNDPLINGRETEDREELELPDATERLVRAVRAANPRTVLVVESSYPFAIGWADAHVDAICWLSHGGQETGAALAEVLCGDVSPAGRLPQTWYRSAADLPDLLDYDIIGSDATYQYFRGRPLYPFGHGLSYTTFGYGGLRLDRAEVDADGEVRVTVEVTNTGDREGEEVVQLYTRQRGSTAGGRLKLARRALRGYRRVRLAAGETAEVDFRLAARDLAVWDTVRGRMVVDSARHLVMVGSSSEDIRATAHLRVSGETLLPHDPAAGTVRAADCDAFGGAVLGDATPERGDVVVSTAAGDWVVWEDVRLPDDAGFCRLTVAQGGDKPGEVRLLLDDPLDGAVAGAATVQPGGGPYAWREVDVRLRASAGRHDLYVVFTDPGTRLAELSLHPGADAATPGTRTVDAR
- a CDS encoding ROK family transcriptional regulator, which codes for MTLSTTDQGPRPAGFTDVRGTNLALVLDFVRRHAPCSRSEIATGTGLNKATVSSLVGELIDRRLVRETGTSENRIGRPAVMLVLDGREYAAIGLEINADYLAAVAVDIAGRRLLSWRQAFDSAGAGPDRALARLATLARRAVGRVERAGHQVLGVAAAVPGLVEAGSGTVLNAPGLGWRAVDLRGALVRALGDPAFPVLVDNDAGLGALAEYRHGEHRGTAHLIQLTGEVGVGAGVISGGRLLRGAAGHAGAVGHIPLDPAGPPCACGRRGCLDALVNLPALVAETDPDATAEDVLADLGAEVEDLAGRAAAGDAAVLERLERAGDWLGRAVAVLVGLFNPEVLVLGGHFVTLAPWLLPHVERVATELTLAPDLGGARLATSKLGFEAAALGATASVLDTVEIARLRSLDRSAGAHGRSADDPSDPAADTDADAEADPDAAAVEAFS